The Glycine soja cultivar W05 chromosome 3, ASM419377v2, whole genome shotgun sequence genome window below encodes:
- the LOC114406232 gene encoding probable glutathione S-transferase, with translation MAKDYGEVELFGVGGSPFARRVQIALELKGVQYTYFEEDLRNKSALLLKYNPVHKKVPVLVHNGRPLAESLVILEYIDETWENHHPILPQQPYDRALARFWSRYIDDKCLPAISKAAFTVDKEERDKGTEESLESLQILENELKHNFFGGETIDIVDIAAGFIAFWLPAIEEAVGLKLLTNEKFPKLYKWGEDYTNHPIVKKNLPQRDRLVGFFKARYASSNTASK, from the exons ATGGCCAAAGACTATGGAGAAGTTGAGTTGTTTGGTGTAGGTGGAAGCCCTTTTGCCAGAAGGGTGCAGATTGCCCTAGAACTGAAGGGAGTTCAATACACTTACTTTGAAGAAGATCTTAGGAACAAGAGTGCTCTTCTTCTCAAATACAACCCTGTTCACAAGAAGGTGCCTGTGCTTGTCCACAATGGAAGACCCTTGGCTGAGTCCCTTGTGATCCTTGAATACATTGATGAGACATGGGAGAACCACCACCCCATCTTGCCTCAACAACCTTATGATAGAGCCTTGGCTCGATTCTGGTCAAGGTACATTGATGACAAA TGCCTGCCTGCAATATCAAAGGCAGCATTTACTGTAGACAAGGAGGAACGTGACAAGGGCACTGAGGAATCACTCGAgtctcttcaaattcttgagAATGAGCTCAAACACAACTTCTTTGGAGGAGAGACTATAGACATAGTGGACATAGCCGCTGGTTTCATAGCTTTCTGGCTCCCTGCAATTGAAGAGGCTGTTGGGTTGAAATTGCTGACCAATGAGAAGTTTCCAAAACTCTACAAATGGGGTGAAGACTACACCAACCACCCTATTGTGAAAAAGAATCTTCCCCAAAGAGATAGGCTTGTGGGGTTCTTCAAAGCTCGATATGCATCATCCAACACTGCTTCCAAATAG